The Asticcacaulis sp. EMRT-3 region GCACCTTCAGATACGTAGCGTCAATCCAGATGTATGGCCATTCCCCTTCAATGGGGCGGTTCAGGAAAGCCTTCACACGGTCATCGATCTCTTCGCACAGCCGACTGACCTGACTCTTGGAGATGCCGCTCATCCCCATCGCCTTGACCAGATCATCGACAGAGCGCGTCGAGATACCCTGAACGTAAGCCTCCTGGATCACAGCCGTCAGTGCCTTCTCGGCCATGCGCCTGGGCTCCAGGAAACCCGGGAAGTAACTGCCTTTACGAAGCTTCGGGATCCGAAGCTCGACCGTGCCTGCGCGTGTTTCCCAGTCTCGGTCACGATAGCCGTTGCGCTGGACCAGCCGGTCGCCGGTTTTCTCATGGTAGCCGGCACCGGTCATGCCGCTCACTTCCAATGCCATCAAGCGTTCAGCCGTGAAGCTGATCATGTCGCGCAACAAATCGCTGTCTGAGGTCTTTTCAACAAGCCCTTTCAGGGCCATCATATCGTCGGTCATCGGTGTTCTTTCGTTCTGGAATGAGTGTCGCAACCCAAACCTATCCGAAAATCACTGATGACCAACCCGCTACGCTAAGGCTCGCTTTGCCCTTTTGAATGGGCGGCGAGCCATGCGCTACGCTCTTACCCAGTTACACCACTCGCTGGGACACGACCTAATGATCCGGCTCGACTGTCGGCGCGGGCGAAGCGTGATCTGGAACTCAAGCCGGAGGTCGCGCGTGTGTTTGCCGAGAACTACGAGGTCTATGGCGTCCGCAAGGTCTGGCGCCAGATGAATCGGGAGGGCTTTGACATTGCCCGATGCACGGTCGAGCGATTGATGCGCGGCCTCGGTCTGCAGGGTATAATCCGCGGAAAGCCTGTTCGTACAACGGTTTCCGATAAGGCGGCACCTTGCCCGCTGGACCATGTGAACCGGCAATTCCGTGCACCGGCGCCCAACAGGCTCTGGGTATCGGATTTCACCTATGTCGCCACCTGGCAGGGCTTTGTGTATGTGGCATTTGTCATCGACACCTACGCCCGCCGCATTGTCGGCTGGCGCGCCAGTCGTACGGCCCATGCCAGTTTCGTCCTCGATGCGCTGGAACAGGCGATCCATGATCGCAGGCCTGTTCATCGCGGCGGCCTGGTGCATCACTCAGACCGGGGCAGTCAGTATATTTCGATCAAGTATACTGAGCGTCTGGCTGAAGCGGGTATCGAACCATCGGTCGGAAGTGTTGGGGATTCCTACGACAACGCCCTGGCTGAAACCATCAACGGGCTTTACAAGGCCGAGGTCATTCATCGCAAAGGGCCGTGGCGCAACTTTGAAGCCGTTGAGTTTGCCACTGGACTTGCCCGGAAAAAGTGGAGAGCGAACTTCTAAAATTTGCTAGGAGTTTGATCCATGAAGGACGAGAAGAAAACATTAGGCGGGCGTGGTCGCCATGCTGGTGTGACGCCGGAGTTCCGTGCTGAGGCTGTGCGTCTTGTTGAGACGAGTGGCCGATCTGTTGCCGCAATTGCAGAAGATCTGGGTATTGGAAAATCGACGCTGACGCGCTGGCTGACGCAACATCGGGAGGCCGATCTTTTGTCGGGGCCGCACTCAGACGTCAGCAAGGAGCTGGCGCGGCTTCGCAAAGAGAATGAGATTTTGCGCCAGGAGCGCGACCTTCTAAAAAAAGCAGCCGCCTTCTTCGCGCGGGAGACCACGAAATGATATTTCGGGTCATCGATGCGGAGAAGGCCACCGTTCCTGTCCGCCGCAGTTGCGCCCTGTTCGGCGTCAGCATGAGCGGCTTTTACGCCTGGAAGGGCCGTGCGCCCAGCCGTCGTCAGAAGGATGACCTGGTGCTTCTGGCGCATATCCGGTCGCAGTTCGCCACGTCGCATGAAACCTATGGCAGCCCGCGTATGACGGTCGAATTGCAGGAAGACGGCGTCGAGGTCGGGCGCCATCGCGTTGCCCGTCTGATGCGCGACAACGGTTTGAAGGCCTTGCAGACAAGGCGTTATAAGAAAACGACCGACAGCCATCATGGCGGGCCTGTGGCGCCCAATATTCTGGATCAGGACTTTGAGGCGTCAGCGCCTGACCAGAAATGGGGTGTCGATATCAGCTATATCTGGACGGCGGAGGGTTGGCTTTACCTGGCGATCGTGCTCGATCTTTATTCCCGCCGGATTATCGGCTGGTCGGTCAGCGACCGGTTGAAGAAGGATCTTGCCCTCAATGCCCTGCAACGCGCCATCGCCATACGCAGACCGCCGCGTGGCGTTATTCACCACTCCGACCGCGGCAGCCAATATTGTTCCGAGGCCTACCAAAAGCTCTTGACGGGCCGAGGCTTTATCCTGTCCATGTCGGGCAAGGGCAACCCCGCTCTAAGCCGCGTCAAATGGCAGTGTCTGCTCGCCGCAACCGCCCAGAATATCAAGAAAATCGCCCTCATGATGGCCAATGAGCCAAGGCTGAGCGCCGCATAGATCGCGCAAACCAATTTGCCCGCCCAAACATCTTACGAATGGGGCCCGCAAAACAAAACCCCGCCAAATATGACGGGGTTTGTCAGCAGTCTGAATGGCCATCGGTCACCCGATGGCCATTGTGCATTTTGTCGGCGATTTTAAACGATGTCTTCGTCGTCATCCTTGCCGGGCAGGTCTATGTCTTCATCAAAATCGTCGTCGTCGTCTTCGAGGAAGGGCACGTCGTCGCCATCATCGTCGTCGCCAATATCGGCGTCCTCGATTTCCATATCGACCGTATCGGGCGCATTGACACGGGCCGGATCGGCAGGGTCGAGATCCTCGTCCTCATCAACCAGCAACGGATCGTCGGTCACCACTTCGTCGATTTCGGGTGCCGTGACTTCGGGCTCTTCGTCATCGTCGTCCTCATCGCCGGGGGTCTTGCCCTTGGCCTTGGTCTTGGCCAGCTCTTCGCCATCCTCGTCCGTATCTTCGTAATCCGGCTCGACCGGGCGGGCGCGCGAACGGCGGGTGCGCACGACCTCTTCCTGATCGAATTCGAAATCGCAGCGCGGGCAATGCGCCGGATGCTTGCCGAGATCATAGAATTTCGCCGTGCAGTTCGGGCAAACTTGTTTGGTACCTAAGGCAGGATCAGCCACGGGACGTCCTTCTTTCAGTCTGGAAATTTTCTGTTGCTTTGGCTCCCCTGCCACTAGATAAGCCTCCTGTCAAAGCCCCTTTTGCGGGGGCTGTTTATTTTTTGCTCAAAAACCGAGACTTTCCCGTGCCCAATCAAACAAATGCGGTGAGACTTGTGCCCGTTCGGACACGGATCGCCGGAAAAATCGCCCTGCCCGGCTCGAAGTCGATCACCAACCGCATCCTGCTGATCGCCGCCCTCGCCGAAGGCACGAGCCATATCAGCGGCGCGCTCAAAAGCGACGACACCACCTATATGGCGCAGGCCCTGCGCCAGCTCGGCGTCACGGTCACGCAAAGCGGCGAAAGCGATTTTACGGTGGTGAGCACAGGCACGCTTAAGCCTTCGCCAGAGCCATTGTTTCTTGGCAATGCCGGAACCGCCGTGCGCTTCCTCACCGCCGCCGCCGCCCATATGGATGGCACCACCGTGCTGACCGGCGACGCGCATATGCAGAAACGGCCAATCGCGCCTTTGGTGGAGGCGCTGAACGCGGCGGGCGTGACGGCCGCGGCCCCCACAGGCTGTCCGCCGGTGACGGTGACGAGCAAGGGCGGCTTTTCCAGGCGCGCCGTTTCTGTCGATGCCAGCCTGTCGAGCCAGTATGTCTCGGCCCTGATGATGGCCGCCACCAGGGGCGATGCGCCCTTTCGTTTAAGCGTCCGTGGCGGTGACATCGGCGCGCGCGGCTATATCGATATTACGCTGGCCTGTATGCGCGCCTTCGGGGCCGAAATCACCCAGACCGAGGCCCTGGGCTGGGAAATTGCCAACACGCCTTATGCGGCGCGCGACTACCGGGTGGAACCCGACGCCAGCGCCGCCACCTATCCGTGGGGCATCAATGCCTTGCTGGGTGCAGACATCGACATCGGCATCGCCCCCGAAGCCATGATGCAGCCCGACGCCAAAGCCTATGACTATATAAAGCAATTCCCCAACCTGCCGCCCGTGATCGATGGCAGCCAGATGCAGGACGCCATCCCCACCATCGCTGTGCTGGCCGCGTTTAACCATCATCCCGTCCGCTTCGTCGGTATCGCCAACCTGCGCGTCAAGGAATGCGACCGCATCAATGCCGTGGCCACCGAACTGAACCGCATCCAGCCCGGTCTGGCGCAGGAAATCGGCGATGATCTGCTCATTACGCCCGACCGCAGCCTGATGGGTCGCAAGGTTGAGGCCGACATCCACACCTATCATGACCACCGCATCGCTATGGCCTTCGCACTGGCCGCGCTGGTCATCGATGGCCTGCGCATTCTCGATCCCGGCTGCACGGCCAAGACCTGGCCCGGCTACTGGCGCGATCTGCAAAGCGTCGGCGTAGAGATGCGTTTTGATTGAATTTGCCCGTCATTCATGGTATATATGACCATAGACTGTGACTATGGACAAAAATCATGGATGACGCTTCAATCGGTGCCGGCGATTTTAAAGCCAAATGCCTGAAATTGCTGGATGAGGTGGCGGAAACACGCCGACCTCTTATCATTACCAAGCACGGCAAGCCTGTGGCGCGGCTCGTGCCCATGCCGCCGAAGAAAAGCCTTTTCGGCTTAATGGCGGGTAGTGTTGTCTATGAGGGCGATATTATCTCGCCCATAGACGTGGAATGGGATGCAAATAAATGAGTCTTGTCCTGCTGGACACGCACGTCCTGATCTGGACCGTCACTCAGTCACACCGTATTGGCCCGCAAACACAAGCCCTGCTTGAGCGCGCATCGGTCCATAGTGAGGTCTGCATTTCGGCCATCACCATTTGGGAAATCGCCATGCTGGAATCGAAAGCGCGCCTCAATCTGGATCGGGATGCGGAAAAATGGCTTGAGACTATCTTCGAGCAAGGCGGTCTTTCGCTCATTCCTCTCGCACCCGCAATCTCCTTTGATAGCACAAGGCTTCCAGGGAATTTTCACAATGATCCCTCTGACCGACTGATCGTTGCAACGGCACGTTATCTTAACGCGCACCTTATTACTGAGGACGCAGCCATTCTGGCCTATGCGCGTCAGGGTCATGTCAAAGCTGTGAGTCCAAGCCTGTGAATTCCCCCCTCATCATCGCCTTTGATGGCCCCGCCGCTTCGGGCAAGGGCACTTTGGCCGCGGCAATCGCCGCCGATTACGGCCTGCCGTGCCTCGATACGGGGCTTTTGTATCGCGCCGTCGGCCATATCGCCCAGACGAAAAACATCGACCCGGCCCTTGCCGCCGCCCATATCGACGCTGACCTGCTGGCCGATGCGGTTTTGCGCGGTCGCCACGCTGGTGAGCTGGCATCAAGAGTGGCCGCCATCCCCGAAGTGCGCGCCGCCCTTTGGCAGTATCAGGTCGATTTCGCCCGTCAGCCGGGCGGGGCGGTGCTGGATGGCCGCGACATCGGCACGGTGATCGCGCCCGATGCGCCGGTCAAACTGTTCGTCACCGCAGCACCTGAGGTGCGCGCCGCGCGGCGCTGGAAGCAGTTGGTTCAGGCCAATCCGGCGCTGACGCTCGACGAGGTTCTCGAAGATATTCGCATCCGTGACGCGCGTGATTCGTCGCGGTCAAGCGCGCCTTTGGAAAAAGCCGCCGACGCGCTCTTGCTAGATACGACCGACTTGGGTATAGAAGCGGCCATCGCAACTGCGCGATCCCTTGTGAAAAGCCGTTTGTAACGCGCCAAAAAATTCCAGAATGGCGCGTTAAATCCCAACATCGGCTGTTTGAGGCAGCACACGAGACGCCAGCGGAGCCGTTTTACGGCTTGCAGTTTACAATTTGGGGCCCGCCTTTATGGCTGCCTCCCAATCCAACCCAACTTTACAAAGTCGCACCCCCGCGCCCTTTCCCCGTCTGCGTCACGGCCTCACTGCCGTTTTCGGGATCATGAAAGCCGGGACACGCGCCAACCCGAAACAAGAATGCTTATGAGCGATTATAATCCTTCCCGCGACGATTTCGCCGCCCTGCTCGATGAATCGATGCATGGCCGCGACATGCTCGAGGGTCAGGTCATTCACGGCCTCGTCGTCGCCGTTGAAAAAGATTATGTCATGGTCGATGTCGGTCTGAAGACCGAAGGCCGTATCTCGACCAAGGAATTCGGTGCCGAGGGCGCCAATCTCAAGGTCGGCGACAATGTCGAAGTCTATCTTGAGCGCGTCGAAAACGCGATGGGCGAAGCGGTCATCAGCCGCGACAAGGCCCGCCGCGAGGAAGCCTGGACGCGCCTCGAAGCCATCTTCAACAAGGGCGAGCCCGTCATGGGCACCATCGTCGGCCGCGTCAAGGGCGGCTTCACCGTCGATATGGACGGCGCTTCCGGCTTCCTGCCCGGTTCGCAGGTCGATATTCGTCCGGTGCGCGATGTCGCGCCGCTGATGGGTAAGGAACAGCCTTTCGCCATCCTGAAAATGGACCGTCCGCGCGGCAATATCGTTGTGTCGCGCCGCGCCATCCTCGAAGAAGCCCGCGCCGAACAGCGCACCGAACTGGTGGGCCAACTGGCCGAGGGTGAAATCCGCGATGGTATCGTCAAGAACATCACCGATTACGGCGCCTTCGTCGATCTCGGCGGCATTGACGGCCTGCTGCACGTTACCGACATGTCGTGGAAGCGCGTGTCGCATCCGTCGCAGGTGCTCAATGTCGGCGACAGCGTCAAGGTTCAGATCATCAAGATCAACCCCGATACGCAGCGTATCTCGCTCGGCATGAAGCAGTTGCAGTCCGATCCGTGGGAAAATGTCGACGTCAAATATCCGGTCGGCGGCAAGTTCTCCGGTCGCATCACCAACATCACCGACTATGGCGCTTTCGTCGAGCTGGAATCGGGCGTCGAAGGCCTGGTGCACGTTTCGGAAATGTCGTGGACCAAGAAGAACGTCCATCCGGGCAAGATCGTCTCGACCTCGCAAGAGGTTGAGGTTGTCGTGCTCGAAGTCGATGCCGCCAAGCGCCGCGTTTCGCTCGGCCTCAAGCAGGCCCAGGAAAATCCGTGGGATGCTTTCTTAAGCGCCCATCCGGTCGGCTCCACCATCGAAGGCGAAGTCAAGAACGCCACCGAATTCGGCCTGTTCATCGGCTTCGAAAACGACATCGACGGCATGGTTCACCTGTCGGATCTCGACTGGAACCTGCCCGGCGAAGAAGCCATCGCCAAGTACAAGAAGGGCGACATCGTCAAGACGAAGCTGCTCGATGTGGATGTTGAAAAAGAGCGTATCTCGCTCGGCATCAAGCAACTGGGCTCCGATCCGATGACCGGCGATACCTTCCGCAAGGGCCAGACCGTCACCGTCACTGTATCCGAAGTCACGACCGGCGGCATCGAAGTGCGCTTCGGCGACGACGATGCGCCTATGTCAGCCTTCGTGCGCAAGTCCGACCTGTCGCGCGACCGTAACGAGCAGCGCGTTGAGCGCTTCGCTGTCGGCGACCGCATCGACGCCCAGGTGACCAATATCGACAAAGCGGCCCGCAAGGTCTCCGTGTCGATCAAGGCGCTGGAAATGTCGGCGGAAAAAGAAGCGATCGAGCAATATGGTTCGCAGGATTCGGGCGCTTCGCTCGGTGACATCCTGGGTGCCGCCCTGCGCGACAAGGCCGGTTCTTAAAAACCTGCCAGACGTCATCTGAAAAGAAGCCGGAGCCTTCGGGTTCCGGCTTTTTTTGTGCCTGAAGGCCGCCGACATTTTTAATTCACGCAAACAGAGACGTTTTCCAACCGGGGCTTCGGTGTGACCTTTGAGGCATAGAGCCTTACGTGTGGTAAGAAAATTTCAGTTGTTACCGCTACCAGTGCGTTAATTAGTTTCCAACCCCTTGAACTCTTTTTCTTTTTCCATCATGCTCAGTTTCCAGGTTCACCAACCGGGGGAGACTCGATGCTGAAATCCGAACTCATAGAGCGCCTGGCTTCCGAATACCCGCACCTTACGCAAAAAGATGTGGAGCGCGTGGTCAATCTCATCCTGGAATCGATGGTGAGCACGCTCGAAAAAGGTGGCCGTGTCGAGCTGCGCGGCTTTGGGGCCCTGTCGGTGCGGTCGCGCCCGGCGCGCGCCGGACGCAATCCGCGCACCGGCGAGGCGGTCAATGTGCCCGCCAAGCACGTGCCCTTCTTCAAGAGCGGCAAGGAATTGCGCGAGCGCCTGAATCTGTCGGGCGACGATAACGCCTGATGCTATTCTGAAATCGAGCGGGGAATGTCATGAGCATTGCATCCGAATTTAAAACCTTCCTGATGCGCGGCAATGTCATCGACCTCGCCGTCGGTGTGGTGATCGGCGGCGCCTTCGGCAAGATCGTCACCTCGCTGGTCAATGACATCATCATGCCGCCGATTGGAATCCTGACCGGTGGTGTCGATTTTTCCAAGCTGAAATGGGTGCTGAAAGCCGCCGATCCGCTGACCAAAACGCCGGAAACGGCGATTGGCTACGGCATGTTCATCAATACGCTGATCCAGTTCCTGATCATCGGTGCGGCTATTTTCATGGTGGTCAAGGCGATCAACAAGCTGATGCCGCCACCCCCGCCGCCGCCGCCCGCCAATACGCCGAGCCAGGAAGAGTTGCTGGCCAATATTCTGGCCGAACTGAAGGCGCAAAACGCGAAATAAGCAAAGGCCGGTGGTGACACCGGCCTTTCTTTATCAATCGAAAAGCGTGGCCAGGCCGATGACCTCCATATCGTGGGCGGCGGGTTTGAAAACCGGTATCTCCGCCACATAGCCGCTCAAACGCCCCTTGTCGCTGTAGCGTTTGACAAAGGCCTCGACATCGAACAGATCGCCGATCATATCGAGCAGGTCGCCGGACAGATAAACGCCGCCGCGCGCCCCCAGAATCAGCGCCACGTCCGAAGCCATAGCGGCGAACCAGCCCATGCTCAGATCGATGACCTGATGGGCGCGCGTATCCTCAGCCGAGGCGCGGGCGATAATCTCCTCCGGGCTCGGCGCTTCGTTCTCATCGCCGTCGATAATGGAAAGGGCGCGCCACAAATCGCTCAGACCCGGAATCGAAATGACCCGTTCGCGCGACACATGGCCGTATTTTTGGGCCAGAACGCGCAAGACCTGATCTTCGAGATCATTGGTGGCGGCCAGATCGGAATGGCCGCCCTCTGTCGGCATAGCCGTCCAGTTGCCCATGCCATCGGGTGCCAGAGCTGACATGCCCAGCCCGTTATGCGGCCCGATGACGGCGATCACCTGTTCCTCAACCGGATCGCCGCCACAAATCTGCACACGCTCGCTGTCCTTCAGGCGCGGAATGGCCAGGGCCTTGGCGACGAAATCATTGACCAGATTGACGCGCTGCGTATCGAGAAAGGCGCGCATGTCATTGCGGTTGATCGAAAACCCATGATTGGGCAGCTTGATCACCCCGCCGCGCTCCCAGCCGGCGGCGGAAATGGCCGCACCGGCCAGTTGCGGCTTGCCCCGATCATCAAGAAAATCGCTGATGGCGGTTTTAAAACCATCAAGACTGTTACAGGCATATTGCGTCGTGGCGTCAGGTCTTTGCCCGCGCCGCGCCAGTGCCAGTTTTAAAGAACTCCCATTACTGATATCGCTCAACAACACGAAATCGGTCATTTATCTGCCTGCCCATTGTATGATTATTACGGTTCGTGACGAAACCGCTGTTATTTAAGTTTGAAATCTATAGCCCAAACCTTGATTTTTGCTAAAGCTTCCTCCACCTGAGGCAAGGATTTGAGGTGTTTTTGTGCAACCGGAAATAAAGATTTGCGGAATTTCGACGCTGGAGGCAGCCAAAACGGCCCTCAATGACAGCGCTGACTTTCTCGGCTTCATTCATTTTGCCAAAAGCCCGCGCCATTTATCCGTTGAGGCCATGTCGGCATTGGTGCGACAGGTGCGCCAGTATCGCCCGGATGCACGCCTTGTCAGCGTTGTCGTCGATCCCGATAATGCGCTGCTGCACGCCTTGAAATCCGAGGTGGCACCCGATCTGATCCAGCTCCACGGTCAGGAAACGCCGCAGCGCGTGGCCGAGGTGGCGCAACTCATGGCCGTGCCGGTCATCAAGGCGATCAGCTTGGCGGAAAAGGCCGATCTGACAGCGGCTGACTCTTACGAACGGGTGGCCGACTATCTGTTGTTTGACGCCAAAACCCCGAAAGGCGCTGATCTGCCGGGCGGCATGGGCTTAAGCTTCGACTGGGCCATCATGCGCGACTATGCCGGCGCGAAACCGTGGTTTCTGGCGGGCGGGCTGACGGCGGAAAATGCCCGCGACGCTATGCGTTTGAGTGGCGCGCACAGGCTGGATGTCTCGTCCGGCGTCGAATCGGCCCCAGGCGTCAAAGACCCGGCGTTGATTTCACGCTTTCTTCGCGCCGCAAAATCGCTATAAAGCCAGTCTCTTTGCGATCGCCCGGCGTATAAGAGGGCAATCCGAAAAGTGTGACGCACGTTTCGGATTCAAATGCGCGTAAAAACAAAAGTTTAGAGCGTCGATCTTGAGTCGATCAGATCAGCGCTCTGAAGAACCAGACCGGTCTTGCATGGTGCATGGCCGGTGCCCTCAGAAGGACTGTATTTCGGTGGACGAGCCCGTTCTGCGACCCAATACCTATCATCAGCCGGACGCCCACGGGCGCTTCGGTTCTTTCGGTGGCCTCTATGTGCCCGAAACCCTGATGCCGCTGGTGCTGGAACTGAACGAAGCCTGGCAAACCGCGCGCAATGATCCCGCCTTCTGGGCTGAATATCATTCGCTGATGAAGTTCTTCGTCGGTCGTCCCTCGCCGCTCTATTTCGCCGAGCGCCTGACCGAGCATTTCGGCGGGGCGAAGATCTATTTCAAGCGTGAGGAACTGAACCACACCGGCGCGCACAAGATCAATAACTGTATCGGTCAGGTGCTGCTGGCCAAGCGCATGGGCCGCACACGCATTATCGCCGAAACGGGCGCGGGCCAGCATGGCGTGGCTTCGGCCACGGTTTGCGCGCGCTTTGATCTGCCGTGCATCGTCTATATGGGCGCGCTCGATGTTGAGCGTCAGGCACCCAATGTCTTCCGCATGAAGCTGCTCGGCACCGAGGTCGTGCCCGTCACCAATGGCAATGGCACGCTGAAGGACGCGATGAACGAGGCCCTGCGCGACTGGGTCACCAATGTGCATGACACCTATTATATGATCGGCACGGCGGCGGGGATGCACCCCTATCCCGAAATGGTGCGCGAATTCCAGACCATTATCGGCAAGGAAACGCGCCAGCAGATACTGGAACAGGAAGGCCGTTTGCCGGATGCGGTCATCGCCTGCGTCGGTGGTGGCTCCAATGCGATTGGCATGTTCCATCCGTTTCTGGATGATGACGGCGTGAAAATCGTCGGGGTCGAGGCATCGGGCCACGGGCTGGAGGTCTATAATGGTCACGCCGCCTCGCTGAATGGCGGTCGCCCCGGCGTGCTGCACGGCAACCGCACCTATCTGCTTCAGGACGACGACGGCCAGATTCTCGAAGGCCATTCAATCTCGGCGGGCCTTGATTATCCCGGCATCGGCCCCGAACACGCCTATCTGTTCGATACCGGACGCGCCCGCTACGTCACGGCCACCGACAAGGAAGCGCTCGAAGCTTTCCAGCTCACCTCAAAACTCGAAGGCATTATTCCGGCGCTCGAATCGTCGCACGCCATTGCCCGCGTCGGCGATCTGGCGAAAGAGGTCGGCAAGGGCGGTATCGTCGTGCTCAATCTGTCGGGGCGCGGCGATAAGGATATTTTCACCGTTGCGAAAGCGATGGGTGAAGGCATGGGAGGTCTGTAACATGGGCGTTTCACGTATTGATGCCTGTTTTGCAGGCCTGAAGTCGCAAAACAAGGCGGCCTTTATCGCCTATATCATGGCGGGCGATCCCGATCTGGAGCAGGCATTTGCCACTCTGAAGGGTCTGCCTGAGGCGGGTGCGGACATTATCGAACTGGGTTTTCCCTTCTCCGATCCGATGGCCGAAGGCCCCACCATCCAGCACGCCGCCGAACGGGCCCTGAAAAACGGCACGAAGATCGCCGATGTGTTCGAGCTGGTCAGGCGCTTCCGCGAAACCGACCAGACCACGCCGATCATCCTGATGGGCTATATGAATCCGGTCGAATCGCGCGGCCCCGCTGTCTGGGCGCAGGCCATGCACGATTGTGGCGCCGATGGGCTGATCGTCGTCGATTGCCCGCCGGAAGAGGCCGATCCGTTGAGCGATGCGCTTGATGTCCACGATCTGGCCCTGATCCGTCTGGCCACCCCCACCACCGACGCCGCTCGTCTGCAAACCCTGGTCAAACGCACACGCGGCTTCATCTATTATGTCTCGGTGGCGGGCGTCACCGGCGTCAAGGAAGCCGATGCGAACGCTGT contains the following coding sequences:
- a CDS encoding TIGR02300 family protein, encoding MADPALGTKQVCPNCTAKFYDLGKHPAHCPRCDFEFDQEEVVRTRRSRARPVEPDYEDTDEDGEELAKTKAKGKTPGDEDDDDEEPEVTAPEIDEVVTDDPLLVDEDEDLDPADPARVNAPDTVDMEIEDADIGDDDDGDDVPFLEDDDDDFDEDIDLPGKDDDEDIV
- the aroA gene encoding 3-phosphoshikimate 1-carboxyvinyltransferase; this translates as MPVRTRIAGKIALPGSKSITNRILLIAALAEGTSHISGALKSDDTTYMAQALRQLGVTVTQSGESDFTVVSTGTLKPSPEPLFLGNAGTAVRFLTAAAAHMDGTTVLTGDAHMQKRPIAPLVEALNAAGVTAAAPTGCPPVTVTSKGGFSRRAVSVDASLSSQYVSALMMAATRGDAPFRLSVRGGDIGARGYIDITLACMRAFGAEITQTEALGWEIANTPYAARDYRVEPDASAATYPWGINALLGADIDIGIAPEAMMQPDAKAYDYIKQFPNLPPVIDGSQMQDAIPTIAVLAAFNHHPVRFVGIANLRVKECDRINAVATELNRIQPGLAQEIGDDLLITPDRSLMGRKVEADIHTYHDHRIAMAFALAALVIDGLRILDPGCTAKTWPGYWRDLQSVGVEMRFD
- a CDS encoding type II toxin-antitoxin system Phd/YefM family antitoxin, encoding MDDASIGAGDFKAKCLKLLDEVAETRRPLIITKHGKPVARLVPMPPKKSLFGLMAGSVVYEGDIISPIDVEWDANK
- a CDS encoding type II toxin-antitoxin system VapC family toxin, with the protein product MSLVLLDTHVLIWTVTQSHRIGPQTQALLERASVHSEVCISAITIWEIAMLESKARLNLDRDAEKWLETIFEQGGLSLIPLAPAISFDSTRLPGNFHNDPSDRLIVATARYLNAHLITEDAAILAYARQGHVKAVSPSL
- the cmk gene encoding (d)CMP kinase; this encodes MNSPLIIAFDGPAASGKGTLAAAIAADYGLPCLDTGLLYRAVGHIAQTKNIDPALAAAHIDADLLADAVLRGRHAGELASRVAAIPEVRAALWQYQVDFARQPGGAVLDGRDIGTVIAPDAPVKLFVTAAPEVRAARRWKQLVQANPALTLDEVLEDIRIRDARDSSRSSAPLEKAADALLLDTTDLGIEAAIATARSLVKSRL
- the rpsA gene encoding 30S ribosomal protein S1, translated to MRQHTRRQRSRFTACSLQFGARLYGCLPIQPNFTKSHPRALSPSASRPHCRFRDHESRDTRQPETRMLMSDYNPSRDDFAALLDESMHGRDMLEGQVIHGLVVAVEKDYVMVDVGLKTEGRISTKEFGAEGANLKVGDNVEVYLERVENAMGEAVISRDKARREEAWTRLEAIFNKGEPVMGTIVGRVKGGFTVDMDGASGFLPGSQVDIRPVRDVAPLMGKEQPFAILKMDRPRGNIVVSRRAILEEARAEQRTELVGQLAEGEIRDGIVKNITDYGAFVDLGGIDGLLHVTDMSWKRVSHPSQVLNVGDSVKVQIIKINPDTQRISLGMKQLQSDPWENVDVKYPVGGKFSGRITNITDYGAFVELESGVEGLVHVSEMSWTKKNVHPGKIVSTSQEVEVVVLEVDAAKRRVSLGLKQAQENPWDAFLSAHPVGSTIEGEVKNATEFGLFIGFENDIDGMVHLSDLDWNLPGEEAIAKYKKGDIVKTKLLDVDVEKERISLGIKQLGSDPMTGDTFRKGQTVTVTVSEVTTGGIEVRFGDDDAPMSAFVRKSDLSRDRNEQRVERFAVGDRIDAQVTNIDKAARKVSVSIKALEMSAEKEAIEQYGSQDSGASLGDILGAALRDKAGS
- a CDS encoding integration host factor subunit beta; its protein translation is MLKSELIERLASEYPHLTQKDVERVVNLILESMVSTLEKGGRVELRGFGALSVRSRPARAGRNPRTGEAVNVPAKHVPFFKSGKELRERLNLSGDDNA
- the mscL gene encoding large-conductance mechanosensitive channel protein MscL, whose protein sequence is MSIASEFKTFLMRGNVIDLAVGVVIGGAFGKIVTSLVNDIIMPPIGILTGGVDFSKLKWVLKAADPLTKTPETAIGYGMFINTLIQFLIIGAAIFMVVKAINKLMPPPPPPPPANTPSQEELLANILAELKAQNAK
- a CDS encoding glucokinase — its product is MTDFVLLSDISNGSSLKLALARRGQRPDATTQYACNSLDGFKTAISDFLDDRGKPQLAGAAISAAGWERGGVIKLPNHGFSINRNDMRAFLDTQRVNLVNDFVAKALAIPRLKDSERVQICGGDPVEEQVIAVIGPHNGLGMSALAPDGMGNWTAMPTEGGHSDLAATNDLEDQVLRVLAQKYGHVSRERVISIPGLSDLWRALSIIDGDENEAPSPEEIIARASAEDTRAHQVIDLSMGWFAAMASDVALILGARGGVYLSGDLLDMIGDLFDVEAFVKRYSDKGRLSGYVAEIPVFKPAAHDMEVIGLATLFD
- a CDS encoding phosphoribosylanthranilate isomerase — translated: MQPEIKICGISTLEAAKTALNDSADFLGFIHFAKSPRHLSVEAMSALVRQVRQYRPDARLVSVVVDPDNALLHALKSEVAPDLIQLHGQETPQRVAEVAQLMAVPVIKAISLAEKADLTAADSYERVADYLLFDAKTPKGADLPGGMGLSFDWAIMRDYAGAKPWFLAGGLTAENARDAMRLSGAHRLDVSSGVESAPGVKDPALISRFLRAAKSL
- the trpA gene encoding tryptophan synthase subunit alpha → MGVSRIDACFAGLKSQNKAAFIAYIMAGDPDLEQAFATLKGLPEAGADIIELGFPFSDPMAEGPTIQHAAERALKNGTKIADVFELVRRFRETDQTTPIILMGYMNPVESRGPAVWAQAMHDCGADGLIVVDCPPEEADPLSDALDVHDLALIRLATPTTDAARLQTLVKRTRGFIYYVSVAGVTGVKEADANAVAGQVIKVREASGLPVAVGFGIRSPERAAEVARVADAAVVGSALVDEIHTSLLENTLASAKVLEKAAILAKAVHSARN